Proteins encoded in a region of the Clostridium butyricum genome:
- a CDS encoding 5-formyltetrahydrofolate cyclo-ligase gives MEQIYIKKKNLRQDILNIRNNMNESQKKDKDNFIREKFLKSEYYKKSNKIFIYISYSSEINTIEIINKALDDGKKIFVPRTIFKTKVMDAVKINSLNNLKKDRYGIPEPALHEPHIDPDELDLIVVPGVAFDKEGGRMGYGAGYYDRYFKKISEERKEEIKKVALAYDFQVIEEVPMDKQDVKIDCIITEKQIIK, from the coding sequence ATGGAACAAATTTATATAAAAAAGAAAAACCTTAGACAAGATATTCTTAACATAAGAAATAATATGAATGAAAGTCAAAAGAAAGATAAAGATAACTTTATTAGAGAAAAATTTTTAAAAAGTGAGTATTATAAAAAGTCTAATAAAATATTTATTTATATATCATACAGTTCGGAAATAAACACAATAGAAATCATTAATAAAGCATTGGATGATGGTAAAAAGATTTTTGTTCCAAGAACGATTTTTAAGACCAAAGTAATGGATGCAGTAAAAATTAATTCATTAAATAATTTGAAAAAAGATAGATATGGTATACCTGAACCGGCATTGCATGAGCCACATATTGATCCAGATGAACTTGATTTAATAGTTGTTCCTGGTGTTGCCTTTGATAAAGAAGGTGGAAGAATGGGGTACGGTGCAGGATATTATGATAGATACTTTAAAAAGATTTCTGAGGAAAGAAAAGAAGAAATAAAAAAAGTAGCATTGGCATATGATTTTCAAGTTATTGAAGAAGTACCTATGGACAAGCAAGATGTTAAAATTGACTGTATTATAACAGAAAAACAAATTATTAAATAA